The following proteins come from a genomic window of Trifolium pratense cultivar HEN17-A07 linkage group LG4, ARS_RC_1.1, whole genome shotgun sequence:
- the LOC123921245 gene encoding cytochrome b5-like isoform X2 — protein sequence MGGDNTKKVFTLADVSHHNTAKDCWLVIHNKVYDVTKFLEDHPGGDEVLISSTGKDASNDFDDIGHSTSAVAMMDEFYVGDIDSSTIPSKVDYTPPKQPHYNQDKTSEFIIRILQFLVPVLILGLAVGIRFYTKST from the exons ATGGGTGGAGACAATACCAAGAAGGTCTTCACTTTGGCTGATGTTTCTCATCACAACACTGCCAAAGACTGTTGGCTTGTCATTCATAATAAG GTTTATGATGTGACAAAGTTCTTAGAGGACCACCCTGGTGGTGATGAAGTCCTAATATCTTCGACAG GGAAAGATGCGTCCAATGATTTTGACGATATCGGTCACAGCACAAGTGCGGTAGCAATGATGGACGAGTTTTACGTTGGAG ATATTGATTCATCAACCATCCCTTCTAAGGTTGACTACACTCCTCCAAAACAACCTCACTATAATCAAGACAAGACGTCCGAGTTCATCATCAGGATCCTCCAATTTCTAGTTCCTGTGCTTATCTTGGGTTTGGCAGTTGGTATTCGTTTCTACACCAAATCGACATAA
- the LOC123921245 gene encoding cytochrome b5-like isoform X1, whose product MGGDNTKKVFTLADVSHHNTAKDCWLVIHNKVYDVTKFLEDHPGGDEVLISSTGKDASNDFDDIGHSTSAVAMMDEFYVGDIDSSTIPSKVDYTPPKQPHYNQDKTSEFIIRILQFLVPVLILGLAVGIRFYTKST is encoded by the exons ATGGGTGGAGACAATACCAAGAAGGTCTTCACTTTGGCTGATGTTTCTCATCACAACACTGCCAAAGACTGTTGGCTTGTCATTCATAATAAG GTTTATGATGTGACAAAGTTCTTAGAGGACCACCCTGGTGGTGATGAAGTCCTAATATCTTCGACAG GGAAAGATGCGTCCAATGATTTTGACGATATCGGTCACAGCACAAGTGCGGTAGCAATGATGGACGAGTTTTACGTTGGAGATATTGATTCATCAACCATCCCTTCTAAGGTTGACTACACTCCTCCAAAACAACCTCACTATAATCAAGACAAGACGTCCGAGTTCATCATCAGGATCCTCCAATTTCTAGTTCCTGTGCTTATCTTGGGTTTGGCAGTTGGTATTCGTTTCTACACCAAATCGACATAA
- the LOC123922447 gene encoding BTB/POZ domain-containing protein At5g48800 yields MDRTTDKHQLQQQQLSLAKNGRQRYNEWIFRDVPSDITIEVCGVTFSLHKFPLVSRSGRIRRLVAEHRDSDISRVELLNLPGGAECFELAAKFCYGINFEITSTNVAQLCCVSDYLEMTDDFSKDNLGSRAEEYLDCIVCKNLEMCVEVLQQCENLIPLADELKIVTRCIDAIASKTCAEQIASSFSRLEYSSSGRLHMSRQAKCDGDWWIEDISVLRIDMYQRVITAMKCRGVRPESIGASLVNYADKELTKKSSLWNQSNQNKVDSNSALHERLVVETIVSLLPVEKLVVPVNFLFGLLRSAVMLDCAISSRLDLERRIGSQLDLSTLDDILIPSFKHSGDTLFDVDTVHRLLVNFCQQEDSDDDLEDGSLFESDSPHSPSQSSLVKVSKLVDNYLAEIAPDANLKLSKFLVIAETLPAHARTVHDGLYRSIDIYLKAHQGLSDMDKKKLCKLIDFQKLTQEAGAHAAQNERLPLQSIVQVLYFEQLKLRNSLSTPNGDDDIKPMHASWRISSGALSAAMSPRDNYASLRRENRELKLELARLRMRLNDLEREHVCMKRDMAKSGSRKFMSSFSKKISKLSLFGQQSSSRGTSSPSRNSHRTDSKVIERTCASTE; encoded by the exons ATGGACCGTACTACTGACAAACATCAGCTGCAACAACAGCAGTTGTCTTTGGCTAAGAATGGCAGGCAAAGATACAATGAATG GATTTTTCGCGATGTGCCGAGTGATATAACTATAGAAGTGTGTGGAGTAACATTTTCATTACACAAG TTTCCTCTTGTTTCTCGAAGTGGTAGAATTCGGCGGTTAGTTGCAGAACACAGAGATTCTGATATCTCAAGAGTTGAGCTTCTTAATCTACCAGGCGGCGCTGAATGCTTTGAGTTGGCTGCTAAATTCTGTTATGGTATTAACTTTGAGATTACATCCACGAATGTTGCACAACTATGTTGTGTTTCTGATTACCTTGAAATGACCGATGATTTCTCGAAAGACAATCTCGGTTCACGGGCCGAGGAATATCTCGATTGCATTGTCTGCAAGAATCTTGAAATGTGTGTTGAAGTCTTGCAACAATGTGAAAACCTAATTCCTCTAGCCGATGAGCTTAAAATAGTTACTCGTTGCATTGATGCAATAGCTTCGAAAACTTGTGCCGAACAAATAGCTTCAAGTTTCTCGAGATTAGAGTATAGCAGCTCAGGTAGGTTACACATGAGCAGGCAAGCCAAATGTGATGGTGATTGGTGGATAGAAGATATTTCAGTTTTAAGAATCGACATGTATCAACGAGTCATAACAGCCATGAAGTGTCGCGGTGTTCGGCCAGAGAGTATTGGTGCTTCCCTTGTGAACTATGCAGACAAAGAATTGACAAAGAAATCGAGTTTGTGGAATCAATCTAACCAGAATAAAGTTGATTCAAATTCAGCTTTGCATGAAAGGCTCGTGGTTGAGACTATTGTAAGCCTTTTGCCCGTTGAGaagcttgttgttcctgttaaTTTCCTTTTCGGGCTGCTGCGAAGCGCGGTGATGCTTGATTGCGCAATTTCTTCTAGACTTGATTTGGAAAGAAGGATTGGATCACAGTTGGATCTATCTACACTTGATGATATTTTGATTCCATCTTTCAAGCATTCAGGTGATACCTTATTTGATGTTGACACAGTTCATAGACTTTTAGTAAACTTCTGTCAGCAGGAAGATAGTGATGATGATCTAGAAGACGGTTCTCTTTTCGAATCCGATAGCCCTCATTCTCCCTCGCAATCTTCATTAGTTAAGGTGTCAAAATTAGTGGACAATTACCTTGCTGAAATTGCCCCTGATGCAAACTTGAAGCTTTCAAAGTTTTTGGTCATTGCAGAAACATTGCCGGCACATGCACGCACCGTTCATGACGGCTTATATCGATCTATTGATATTTACTTAAAA GCTCATCAAGGTTTGTCAGATATGGACAAGAAGAAACTATGCAAACTAATTGATTTTCAAAAGCTTACACAAGAAGCCGGAGCACATGCTGCGCAAAACGAGCGCCTTCCTCTACAATCAATAGTGCAAGTTCTATATTTTGAACAACTAAAGCTAAGGAACTCTTTGTCCACCCCCAACGGGGACGATGACATAAAGCCAATGCATGCGTCATGGCGCATAAGTAGCGGTGCACTAAGTGCTGCAATGTCTCCACGCGATAACTATGCATCATTAAGGCGCGAAAACCGTGAACTAAAGCTCGAGTTGGCTCGACTAAGAATGAGACTAAATGATCTAGAGAGGGAGCATGTTTGCATGAAGAGGGATATGGCGAAGTCCGGATCGCGTAAATTTATGAGTTCTTTTTCGAAAAAAATTAGTAAGCTTAGTCTCTTTGGACAACAGAGTTCCTCAAGAGGAACAAGTTCTCCATCTAGGAATTCTCATAGAACAGATTCAAAGGTTATTGAGAGAACTTGTGCTAGCACTGAATAG
- the LOC123922061 gene encoding uncharacterized protein LOC123922061, translated as MDAHEWLKFGSTGSQVFAFSAGVWWAWRHRNLMCLQNETWSISRLSFNIHSMIATLTSCFSSRSTTTSEVIHVKWNNSNYSGVILNVDGSCLGSPVRAGYGGVIRNDSGYYLSGFSGFIQGSSDILLAELFAIYQGLTLAKNMSIDELVCYSDSLHCINLLKGPNIKYHVYAVLIQDIKELISQRNIILCHTLREGNNCADFLAKLGASSDSDLTIHASPPEGFFDILQSDATGTFYLRE; from the coding sequence ATGGATGCTCACGAGTGGCTCAAATTTGGTTCCACGGGTTCTCAAGTTTTCGCTTTCTCTGCTGGCGTTTGGTGGGCCTGGAGACATCGAAATTTGATGTGTTTACAAAACGAGACATGGTCTATCAGTCGTCTCTCTTTTAATATTCATAGTATGATTGCCACCCTCACCTCTTGTTTCTCATCCCGCTCAACAACCACTTCGGAAGTGATCCATGTTAAATGGAACAACAGTAACTACTCCGGTGTCATCCTCAATGTTGACGGAAGTTGCCTCGGATCACCTGTTAGAGCCGGCTATGGAGGAGTTATAAGAAACGACTCAGGCTACTATTTGTCAGGCTTCTCGGGTTTCATTCAGGGATCCTCAGACATTTTACTCGCAGAGTTATTTGCCATCTATCAGGGCCTCACTTTGGCGAAAAATATGTCTATTGATGAGTTAGTTTGCTACTCCGATTCTCTCCACTGCATCAACCTCCTTAAAGGTCCTAATATCAAATATCATGTTTATGCTGTGTTGATTCAAGACATCAAAGAGTTGATATCTCAAAGGAACATTATCCTTTGCCACACTCTCAGAGAGGGAAACAATTGTGCGGATTTCTTAGCCAAGCTTGGAGCCTCTTCAGATTCTGATCTCACGATTCATGCATCTCCCCCAGAAGGTTTCTTTGACATTCTTCAAAGCGACGCGACTGGAACTTTCTACCTTAGAGAATAG